One Varibaculum prostatecancerukia genomic window, TGGTAAAGCGCATCGTGAAAAGAAGGCACTTCGCTTAGAGAATGGTTGGCGGCAGCGCCTGGGTGCAGCAGCCGGGAAATCAGCGAGGCCATTTGCGGCCAGTCTGTGGCCATTAGCTGCTGGGGACGATAGTTAGCCCAACCGGCAGTACGGTAATACTGTTTAGCCAGGTTAGCTAAGATTTTTCCCAGGACAACTTGCCGAGTGTAGGGATCTAAACTGTGGTAGCGCCGATCAGCTTCTAGGGAAAGAAGACGTTGGCGATAGGCCTTTAACAGGCGACACAGATTTTCTTGGCGGCGGGTACTGAAAGTAAAAATTGGAGAGCGAGCGGCGCTTTGGTAAAAAACTATTGTCCAGACAACTAGCAGCACTGCTACCAATATCATTGCGGCGGAGCCTGCCAGCGCCATATAGGAATGCTCCATTAGGGGCTGGATAGGTAAGTTAGCTGATGCGTTTGGGAGCATAAGTCCCATCCCCGACCTCAGTTGTTTAGTGGCGGCTGCGGACCTTGCGGCGGGTTGGGCGGCATAAAGGATTGCTGCTGAGGCGCCTGGAATTGTGAAAACTGCTGACCGGATCCGTTTGGTGGCACCGGGGAGACTTGCCCCCTGTAATAAGGCTGTTGCGGATAACCGGCGGGAGGATATTGCCCCTGCTGGTAATACCCCGAATACGGGTTCGGCTGCGAGTTGTTTCTAAATACTTCGGTGAGATCAGTGACCGGTTGCCGGGAAATGGTCTGGTAGATTGCCAAGACGCAAGCCGCCAGTACTACCAGGGAAAATACCCAAGTTAATCCTCCGATTATCCAGTAAATCCAACCGACTTTTTCTAACTCGGAACCAAAAAGACTTCCATACAAGCTAGTTCCGTGATTGGCGCGGTTCTTTCCCAAGAAGCAAGCTGCGTCCTCAGAGGAAAGTCCAATGATGAAATTGGTGAGCCCGATAACTGCCGTAACCGCTAGTAAAACAAAGTAGGCGGGACGCGGCTTAATAACTGAACAAGCAGCCGCCCCTATCAAAAGCAACATTCCCACGGCATGAATAACCGGCGTGGTGGTGGCAGACAGTAATAGGAACAGACTGACGATCAGAATGGCACCCGCAGAGGCTGGTTCTTGGGCTTTGCTCGAAAGGATTGATCCCGTGATTATCCCTCCGATCAGCATCAGAACCACCAAGATACAAAAGATTAGTACGGTGGTTAGAGATGATCTATATCTAGAGATCATTAGGGTGATATCGATTAGTAAACAAAGCCAACCTGCACTGATTACCACGGTTGCAATCCAAGCGGCTGCTTTAGTGAACTTTCCTACCTGCCGCAGCCCAGAAAGCATAAAAGCCACTAGCAGGGCATGTCCGATACCTAGGAATAACCAACTGGTACCAATAGCTGCGTCTGCAGAAAATCTGGAAACAGCACTGATTATGTAACCAACTAGGATGAACAATACCGAAATAGGAATAAACCAAATTCGATTTTGCTTGATGCTGTTCAGCAGCCAAGACAAGTCAGTACCTTGCGGAGGCTGAGGCATGCCACTGGGGTAGCCCGATCCCGCAGGATACTGTGAGCCAGCGGGGTAGCCTGATCCACCCGGATAGCCTGCCGGGGGATAGGGGTATTGTTCATTGAATTCGTTACCGGCTTGCCCGGGGTAAGAATAGGGCGGATATCCTGCCGGGGGATTTTCTACTGGCGGATTTCCAGGTTGATAGGAATTATCAGGGAACGACATTTCTTCTCCCGGTCAGTTGGGTAAACAATCCAGTTAGCTTTGTAGATACAGAACCACTGCTACCAAGTTTAGGGTCAGCGCTAGATCCAAGCAATAATTCTGCAAGTCGCTCCCCAGGCAACAGGCATAATCTACAATTGCTAATGGAAAAGAAATACAGGGAGGTATCGCGATGACGCAGGCGGAGCGGCCGGTGCCCAGCGACCATGAACTGGAAGCTCTATTAGCCGATACGCGGGCGCTGCTTGCCGAAAAAGCCCGGTGGGAAGATGACCAAATAAATCGGGATCTGGATGTGCTTTTGCATCGGGTGCGGGGAGTAAAACGGGGATCTTATGCGCAAGCATTACGCAGCCGCGCCCAAAGCTGGCAAGCGCGCTCCCAAAAGAACGCCGGGAACGGGGATGAGCCCCCGGGTTTAGTTGTTTCCGGTTCGCTGCCGGATAATTTTGTAGGCGAGGACGCCGCTCCCGATCAACTGGCTGAACAGCTTGCGCGGGCGGAAGCTGAAATCAGCGAAGGGTCACCCCAGTCTGTAGATGAAAACGAAGTTGCAGGTGAGGGGGTATAGAAGCATCTTGCCCCAGCTATGAATAATTTGGAAAATAATTTTTACTATGAAGGGAAGCAAGGATGCTAGTACTGACCCGTCGACGCGGCGAAGAAATTGTAATTGGAGACCAAGTGGTGATCACGGTGGTGGAATCCCATAAAGATAATGTCCGTATCGGGATTGATGCCCCTCGTGAGCTCACTATTCGGCGCGGAGAACTTCTTGATGAAGCCGCCCGGGAGCGTCTAGGTTTACAAGGACCCGGGCCGGTTAATAAAACGGAAACTCCTGAGCAATAATTTTTTTATCTTTACCTACAGCGGGATAACATCCTATTAGCTGGACTTAGAGTGCGCCCCCATAGGGCACCGAGTACGCTAAAAATAAGTTATCCACTGTTAAAACGCGGATAAAAATGTATTGGCATTTGAAAAGCCAAAACAGTAAGGAGTAACTGTGCGAATTGGAGTTCCTAAAGAGCCCACGCCAGACCAAACTTTGGTCGCCGCCACTCCGGATACGGTAAAGAAACTCATCAAACTGGGATATGAAGTCCTGGTGGAACAGGGGGCGGGCGAAAAAGCCGCCTACCTGGATGAGCAGTACTTGACCGCCGGTGCGGAAATCGTGGACACTCAGGCGGCCTGGCAGGCCGATATTGTAACTGTCCTAGATACCCCCCCAACTAGCTATCTGGATCTGATTCGACCCGGAGCGCTACTAATAGCCCGGATGGCTCCTGCCCGGCATCCCGAAACCGTAGATGCACTGGTAGAGCGGGGACTTACCGGGTTCGCGATGGACACGGTTCCGCGAATCTCGAGGGCACAATCCATGGATGTGCTTTCCTCCATGTCGAATGTGTCTGGGTATCGTGCGGTTATCGAGGCGGCAGAAAGTTTCGGACGTCTCTTTACCGGACAGGTAACTGCCGCCGGGAAAATCCCGCCCGCCAAGGTTTATGTGATTGGGGTGGGGGTAGCTGGTCTAGCAGCTATCGGTACCGCCAACTCCATGGGGGCTCAGGTCAGCGCCACTGACGTGCGCAGCGAAACCGCTGAGCAGGCTGAGTCAGTGGGAGCCACCTTCGTTCCTATCCCGATCGCACAGGAAAAATCGGATGACGGCTACGCCAAAGAAATGAGCGCTGATCAAGCCGATGCGGCCACCAAACTCTACACTGAGCAGGCCGCTTGCCACGATATCGTGATTACCACCGCGAATATTCCCGGCCGCCGCTCTCCGCTGTTAATCACTAAAGAGGCAGTAGCCCGGATGGCTCCCGGTTCGGTAATCGTTGATATGGCAGCAGCTGGCGGCGGGAACTGCGAGCTGACCCGCCCCGGTGAAAAGGTGGTTACCGAAAATGGGGTGACCATTATTGGTTACACCGATTTGGCCGGACGCCTACCTGGGCAGTCATCCCAGCTGTACGGACAAAATATCGTTAACCTGTTTAAACTGATCACTCCGGAAAAAGACGGAAACTACGTCCTCGATATGGAAGACGAAGTAGTCCGGGGGATCACGGTCGCTAAGGGCGGAGAAAATATGTTCCCCCCGCCTGCGATCAAGGTGCACGCTGCTCCCGCCCCAGAGAAAACCGATTCGGTTGCTGACGCCGCCGAGACCGCTCGTAAAAAGGCGGAAGAAGCTGCCTCTAAGAAGCGTAAACGTCTACTGTGGGCAGCAGTAGGGATTGTTTTGGGACTGGCGCTGATTGCCGCCACCCCCAAGCCGCTGATCCCCTACTACTTTATTTTGATGCTGGCGATTGTGGTGGGGTTCTATGTGATTACCTCAGTTACCCACTCGCTGCACACCCCGTTAATGAGTGAAACAAACGCCATCTCCGGAATTATTCTGGTAGGAGCGATTTTGCAGGTAGGCAGCGCTAACCCCGTGGTGTCAGCGCTTAGCTTCCTGGCAATCTTGGTGGCTTCGATTAACATTTTTGGCGGCTTCTCGGTGACGCACCGAATGCTGGCCATGTTCCGCAAGGAGGAGAACTAAGAAATGAGTAATGTTCTATTTGCGGTAACTCCCACCCTGGTTGCCAGCGCTTCTAAGGGAGAATTTTGGATTAGCCGGGGACAAAACATTGCCTACCTGGTAGCGGCGCTGCTGTTCATTTTGGCACTCGCAGGTCTATCTAAGAACGAAACCGCCCTGCGCGGTAACCGTTTTGGGGCAATCGGAATGTGCCTGGCGGTAGTGGCTACCATTGCAGTGGCGTTGCACAACGCGGGCGGACCTGGATATCAATCCACCCTAGTAACCGCACTTTTGATTGCGGTAGCCATGATTGCGGGCGCGATTATCGGACTGTGGAGAGCCAAAACTATTCCTATGACCGGGATGCCGGAACTGGTAGCCATGCTGCACTCCTTCGTAGGTTTAGCGGCAGTGCTGGTTGGCTATAACACGTTTATCCATATGCCCGGAGAGTTTAAGAAAGCGGGTGTCGATGCGGCCACTGCGATTAACCCCGCTACGGTAGGTTTCCACCTCGGTGAAGTCGGGGTAGGGATTTTCATCGGTGCCGTTACCTTGACTGGCTCTATCGTCGCCTACTTGAAACTGTCTGGAAAAATCAATGGCGCACCCCTGACGCTGCCGGGACGCAATTGGCTGAACGCTATTGCCATTATCGTGTCCATCGTGCTCATCGGGGTGATGGTTCGCGGATCGCATCTCAGTGCCACCGCTATGACCTTGACCTGGATGCAATGGGTAGCGATTATCGCCATGACTGTAATCGCCCTGGTGTTGGGGCTGCACTTGGTGGCCGCCATCGGTGGCGGCGACATGCCGGTAGTAGTTTCGATGCTTAACTCTTACTCGGGTTGGGCAGCGGCGGCAGCAGGCTTCATGTTGGGCAACGACATGCTGATTATTGCCGGCGCCCTAGTAGGCTCCTCCGGTGCCTACCTGTCCTACATCATGTGTAAAGCCATGAACCGTTCGTTTATCTCCGTGATTTTGGGAGGATTCGGTTCTGATGGGGGACCGGCAAAAGGCGCAGATACCGATTACGGTGACTACACCGAAACCAGCGCAGCCGAGGTCGCCCAAGCGCTAAAGGACTCCTCCAGCGTGATTATTACCCCCGGTTACGGTATGGCGCAGGCACAAGCCCAGTTCCCAGTAGCGGATCTGACTGCCAAGCTGCGTGCTGCGGGAGTAAATGTGCGCTTCGGGATTCACCCGGTAGCCGGACGGATGCCCGGACATATGAACGTGCTGCTGGCAGAAGCCAAAGTACCCTATGACGTGGTGCTAGAAATGGATGAGATTAACGATGACTTCCCCGACACCGACATGGTTTTGGTGATCGGCGCAAATGACACCGTTAATCCCGATGCCACCAAGCCGGGCAGCCCAATCGCGGGAATGCCGGTACTGGAAGTGTGGAAAGCTCGCCAGGTAGTGGTGTTTAAGCGTTCGATGAATCCCGGTTATGCCGGGGTGCAAAATCCGCTGTTCTTTAACGAGAACACCGATATGCTTTTTGGCGACGCGAAAGCCTCGGTAGAAGAGATCGTGCGCAACCTCTAAACCGATTCCCAAAATCGGGTTCCATACCCAAAATTTCGGGGGCGGGGTCGAAATAGAACGAACCTATTTCGACCCCGCCCCCGTTTTTAAAGCTGCGAATGGGGGGTGCCGTACAGTCGGGCAGCACCCCCCATTACTCCGCATCTTTAAGAATTAGAATCCTTAGGCATCAAAATATTGCTGCCCTCAAGTTTTAACACCAGGTGATCAGCTTTAACTTCAGCACTTTTCAGCTGCAAACTTGCGGGTATGCCACTGATAGGGATATTTAATGCCGGCAAGAAATCCGGAAGTTGAATCCGGGCAGACAATAGCGACGGCAACTGGGTTTTAAGCGCGGTCGGTTTAACTACCAAAGTGGGAGAAACCCCATCTAGACCCCCACTTAGTTCGATTTGTCCGTCAGCGA contains:
- a CDS encoding DUF3824 domain-containing protein — translated: MSFPDNSYQPGNPPVENPPAGYPPYSYPGQAGNEFNEQYPYPPAGYPGGSGYPAGSQYPAGSGYPSGMPQPPQGTDLSWLLNSIKQNRIWFIPISVLFILVGYIISAVSRFSADAAIGTSWLFLGIGHALLVAFMLSGLRQVGKFTKAAAWIATVVISAGWLCLLIDITLMISRYRSSLTTVLIFCILVVLMLIGGIITGSILSSKAQEPASAGAILIVSLFLLLSATTTPVIHAVGMLLLIGAAACSVIKPRPAYFVLLAVTAVIGLTNFIIGLSSEDAACFLGKNRANHGTSLYGSLFGSELEKVGWIYWIIGGLTWVFSLVVLAACVLAIYQTISRQPVTDLTEVFRNNSQPNPYSGYYQQGQYPPAGYPQQPYYRGQVSPVPPNGSGQQFSQFQAPQQQSFMPPNPPQGPQPPLNN
- a CDS encoding carbon storage regulator, whose amino-acid sequence is MLVLTRRRGEEIVIGDQVVITVVESHKDNVRIGIDAPRELTIRRGELLDEAARERLGLQGPGPVNKTETPEQ
- a CDS encoding Re/Si-specific NAD(P)(+) transhydrogenase subunit alpha — protein: MRIGVPKEPTPDQTLVAATPDTVKKLIKLGYEVLVEQGAGEKAAYLDEQYLTAGAEIVDTQAAWQADIVTVLDTPPTSYLDLIRPGALLIARMAPARHPETVDALVERGLTGFAMDTVPRISRAQSMDVLSSMSNVSGYRAVIEAAESFGRLFTGQVTAAGKIPPAKVYVIGVGVAGLAAIGTANSMGAQVSATDVRSETAEQAESVGATFVPIPIAQEKSDDGYAKEMSADQADAATKLYTEQAACHDIVITTANIPGRRSPLLITKEAVARMAPGSVIVDMAAAGGGNCELTRPGEKVVTENGVTIIGYTDLAGRLPGQSSQLYGQNIVNLFKLITPEKDGNYVLDMEDEVVRGITVAKGGENMFPPPAIKVHAAPAPEKTDSVADAAETARKKAEEAASKKRKRLLWAAVGIVLGLALIAATPKPLIPYYFILMLAIVVGFYVITSVTHSLHTPLMSETNAISGIILVGAILQVGSANPVVSALSFLAILVASINIFGGFSVTHRMLAMFRKEEN
- the pntB gene encoding Re/Si-specific NAD(P)(+) transhydrogenase subunit beta — translated: MSNVLFAVTPTLVASASKGEFWISRGQNIAYLVAALLFILALAGLSKNETALRGNRFGAIGMCLAVVATIAVALHNAGGPGYQSTLVTALLIAVAMIAGAIIGLWRAKTIPMTGMPELVAMLHSFVGLAAVLVGYNTFIHMPGEFKKAGVDAATAINPATVGFHLGEVGVGIFIGAVTLTGSIVAYLKLSGKINGAPLTLPGRNWLNAIAIIVSIVLIGVMVRGSHLSATAMTLTWMQWVAIIAMTVIALVLGLHLVAAIGGGDMPVVVSMLNSYSGWAAAAAGFMLGNDMLIIAGALVGSSGAYLSYIMCKAMNRSFISVILGGFGSDGGPAKGADTDYGDYTETSAAEVAQALKDSSSVIITPGYGMAQAQAQFPVADLTAKLRAAGVNVRFGIHPVAGRMPGHMNVLLAEAKVPYDVVLEMDEINDDFPDTDMVLVIGANDTVNPDATKPGSPIAGMPVLEVWKARQVVVFKRSMNPGYAGVQNPLFFNENTDMLFGDAKASVEEIVRNL